The Thermocrinis albus DSM 14484 genome segment TCCGGAAGCTCAAAACCCAATAACTTGGAAACCCTCTCCACATCTACCCAACCGTAAACCTTGTAAGCCTCTCTGGATATTTTGACTATATCCTCCTCCCAACTTTCTGGCAGTTCCTCAAAGATAAACTCAAGAAGATCATGGAGGGTTACTATACCCACCAAGTCACCGTGCTCCCCTACTACCACAGCCATCTGACTTCCTGCAGCTTTCATCTCAGCCAGAAGACGGTCCAAAGTGAGCATATGGGGCACCACCAAGAGATCCCTTTTGTAGTCCTTAAGAGGTTTGTCCATCTTGTCTTCCACAGGTATGAGATCCTTTACCCAAACCACTCCTGTCACATTGTCGGGATTATCACGGTACAGGGGTATCCTGCTATGCTTGTGTTTAAGGATCTTGTCCCACACTTCTCCCACCTTACTCTCCTCCTCCAAAAGAAAGAGTTCGGTTCTTGGTGTCATGACTTCCTTAACGGTGACCTCAGAAAAGCTGAGAGCCCTCTCCGCAAGACTTTTCTCCATCTCCTCTATGGCACCTTGCCACACACCTACTTCCAGAAGTTCCACAAACACGTCCCTGTGGGAAGGGTTTTTCAGCTCCGTATCCAACGCCCTGAGAAACCTCTCTACAGGTTTCATGAGAAGGAACCTCACAGGAGAAAGGAGTTGATGCACCACATAGAAAGGCACAGCGTACAACAGAGAAAGACGTGTGGCATAGTGGAGAACTACGTTCTTGGGAATAACCTCCCCCAAGAAGAATATAAGAACGCTCATGAGGACTACCGATAGGCCTGCTCCCTCTTGCCCCATCAAGGACACAAAGATCTTGGTTCCGTAAGAGGAGATGAGCACGTTAGCTATCTCGTTGCCCAAAAGGATGGAGAGGAGAACCTGCTTAGGGTCCCTGAGAAGTTTAACGAGGATAGGGTATATCTTCTTGTTCTGGTACCTGCGTAAAAGGTATCTGTTAAGACCAAAAAGTACCACCTCCGAAGAGGAGAAGAATCCTGAAAGAAAAAGGAAGAAGATGATGACAGATATGTCAGTAAAGATTGCAGGCAACGAACCTTCCATCTACGATAACCTCCCTCAAACTTCTCTCACACTCTTCTTTACGGTACCTGCACATACTGTAAAAAGGACACGCCGCATCAAAGAACGGAACCGTTTCCGTCCATTCTCCTTTACTTCTGAGGGAAGGGTGGCGTGCAGGTACGTGGTCAAGAAGATAACGAGTGTAGGGATGTAGAGGCTCCAAAAGAAGTTTCTCCTTGTCCCCATACTCCAACAGTTTACCCCTGTAAAGGACGTAGAGAATGTCTGCAGTGTACTTGACGGCAGTTATGTCATGGGTTATGAGAAGCACACCTGTTCCCATACTCCTTAACTCCACAAAGAGGTCCAGAATGTCCCTCTTTCTACTGGCATCCAAGGAAGCTGTTGGTTCGTCTGCCACTATGAAGGCAGGCTTTAGCGCCATGGCTCTAGCTATGGCTACCCTCTGCCTTTGCCCTCCTGAAAGCTGATGAGGTTTCCTATCTAAGAAGCTGTTGTCCAATCCCACCTTCTGTAAGGCCTCCACCACTACCTTCTCTCTATCCTTCACCTTGTGAACCACCAAAGGCTCCTCCAGTATCTCCCTCACTCTCATACGAGGATTGAGGGAGGTGGTAGGATCCTGGAAAACCACCGAGACCATACGCGTGTACTCCTTTCCCATGGCAAAGATGTCCATACCTCCCAGCAACACCCTTCCGGAAGTAGGTCTCTCCAGCCGCAGTATTATCTTTCCCAAAGTGGACTTCCCGGAACCTGACTCTCCCACCAGAGCGGTGATCCTACCTTTTGGAAGAACCATAGAGATGTCCCTCAAAGCCCAGAAGGAACTTCCGAACCTCTTAGAGACTTTTTCCAGCCTAAGATCCAGCTCCTTCATATGGTCCTAGAAAACCTGCTCTCCCTCCTACTTCTTACGTACTCATCAAAGACCATAGCTATATTCCTTATCAAGAGTCTACCTCTCGGAAGGACCTGAATACTTCTGTCGGATATCCTCAGAAGATCATCCTTCTCCATGTCAGAAAGCTGTTCTAACTCCCACGCAAAATGTTCCTCAAACCGGATACCGAACATCTCCTCTATCTTATCAAAGGAACAGTAAAAGTTACACATAAGATCCATTATTACCTCTCGGCGCAGGAGATCCTCCTCGGAGAGGAGAAATCCTCTCATGGTGGCCAACCGGCCTTCATCTAAGGCAGCGTAATACTCCCTTATAGTTTTGTAGTTCTGGAAATAAGAATCCTGAAGCATACCTATGGAGGTGGCTCCTATACCTATTAGATCTACACCTTTACGTGTTGTGTAGCCCTGGAAGTTTCTCCAAAGGGTTCCATTCCTCTGAGCTTCCGCTAGTTCATCGTTGGGTTTGGCAAAGTGATCCATACCTATGTAAACGTAACCAGCTGACTGGAACATCTCTATGGTTAGCTCCAACATACTGAGCTTTTCCTCGGGAGGTGGAAGTGTAGAAGGATCTATCTTACGCTGTAGAGGCTTTAACCAAGGAACATAGGCGAAGTTGAAGACGGCAACTCTATCAGGGTCCAACTCTATAGTTTTTTCTATAGTTCTCTTAAACTTCTCCACGTTCTGGAAGGGAAGACCGTAGATGAGATCTATGTTTATACTGGAAAAGCCTAAATCCCTCAGGTTCTTCATCACCTCTCGCATAAGAGATTCAGGCTGCAGTCTGTTTATAGCTCTCTGCACGTCTTCGTTTATGTCCTGAAGGCCCATACTTATACGGTTGAAACCCAACCTTTTGAGGGTTTCCAGCTGACCCTCCTGAAGATATCGGGGATCTATCTCTACACTTATCTCAGCATCCTGAGAAAACCGGAAATGTTCCTTTATCCTATCAAAAAGCTCCTCTATCTCTTGCGGACTCAAAAAGTTGGGTGTGCCTCCACCCCAGTGAAGTTGAACAACTGGCCTTGATGTGTCCAGAAGTTCTGCTAACATTCTGAGTTCTTTCGTTACGTAGCTGAGATACCTACCCGTTACGTCCTTACGGTGGGATATTATGACGTTACACCCACAGAACCAACAGGCACTTTCACAGAAAGGGATGTGAAAATAAAGAGAGAGAGGTCTTTTGGTTTCATTGCTTTCCACAAGCTTTCTCCTGTAGTCTTCGTGGGTGACCCCCTCGTGAAACTCGGTAGCGGGAGGGTAACTGGTGTAGCGGGGCCCTGGTCTATCGTACTTTTCTATAAGCTTTCTATCAAACACTGTGCGCATGGTAATTAATTTAAGTAAAATTCTATGAGCATGCTGGATGTAGAGAGAGTTATCGCATCGGTGGAACAGGTTATCAAGGGGAAAAGGGATGTGATACTAAACTCCCTTGTGTGCTTTCTGTCAGGTGGTCATCTTCTTTTGGAGGATGTTCCTGGAGTAGGTAAGACCACACTGGCGCTGGCTCTGGCCAAAAGCCTTGGCCTTTCCTTCGCACGGATACAGTTTACCAGTGACCTTCTCCCCAGTGACATACTGGGGATAAATGTATACGACCAGTCTAAGAGGAGTTTTGTATTCAAGCACGGCCCAATATTTCACAACATCCTTCTGGCAGATGAGATAAACAGAGCTACACCCAAAACGCAGAGCGCCCTGTTGGAAGCTATGGCGGAGGGTAAGGTGTCAGTAGACGGTGTAACCTACGAACTACCCAAACCATTCTTTGTAATAGCCACTCAGAACCCTCTGGAACAACACGGTACATTCCCTCTCCCTGAGTCCCAGTTAGATAGATTCAGTATGTGCCTGTCAATAGGCTATCCGGACCCAGAGACGGAAGCACTGATTCTCAGAGGTGAGAACTTGTTACATAAGTTGGAAAGACTACAACCTGTGGTAAGATTACAGGACATTCTCTCCACCATGGAGCATATCTCACGTTTCTATGTGTCTCAGGAGGTTGCCAAGCTGGCAGTAGAGATAGCCACAGAGACGAGAAACCATCCTAACGTGATAATGGGAGTTTCTACAAGAGGTCTGGTCCATCTGATAAGTTGTGCCAAAGCGCTTGCTTTCATAAGAGGAAGGGACTTTGTGGTACCTGAGGATGTGATAGACCTGGCACCTGTCTGTCTGTCTCACCGTATAGTGGTGAGGGAAGGATCAGACGGAAGAACGGTGATGGAAGAGATCCTACAGAGGATACGCCGCAAACAGGTTTATACTTAAAGATTATGGAGTTTCCTAAACTTAGACCCAGAAGACTCAGGCTCAAGGAAAACATAAGGAGCCTTGTACGGGAAACAGTCATCACCTTAGATGACCTGATATACCCCATCTTCGTAAGGTATGGAGAAAACATAGTGGAAGAAGTACCATCCATGCCAGGAGTTTTTAGATACTCGGTAGACAAGGTGGCAGATGCCGTCAAGGAAGTGAGAGATCTTGGTATAAAGGCCGTTATCCTCTTTGGTATACCAGAGCACAAGGATGAGGTAGGTTCCGATACATGGAGCAACGAAGGGATAATCCAGAGGGCACTGAGAGTTATAAAGAAGGAAGTACCTGAGATGTACGTGATAACGGATGTATGCTTCTGTGAGTATACTACCCACGGTCACTGTGGCGTTCTGAAGGGAGACACAGTGGACAACGATCTGACCTTAGAGAACCTGAAGAAACAGGCGGTATCTCATGCCGAAAACGGGGCAGATATGCTGGCTCCCTCCGGTATGATGGACGGTATGGTGAGGGCCATAAGGTCGGCACTGGACGAAGCAGGATACACCCATATACCCATAATGGCATACTCCGCCAAGTTTGCCTCCGCCTTCTACGGTCCCTTCAGAGAGGCAGCTGAGTCTGCACCCGCTTTTGGAGACAGGAGAAGCTACCAGATGGATCCTGCTAACGCAAGAGAAGCCCTCAAAGAGGTAATCCTGGATGTTACAGAAGGAGCAGACATCGTTATGGTAAAGCCTGCCCTCGCTTACCTAGACATCATATACAGAGTACGCCAGATGACATTACTACCGGTATGTGCCTACAACGTGAGTGGTGAGTACTCCCTCATAAAGGCTGCAGGAAAGATGGGGTGGGTAGATGAGAGGAAAGTCATGTGGGAAGTCCTCACCTCCATAAAGCGTGCAGGCGCCGACATGATAATTACGTACTTCGCCAAGGAAGTAGCACAAGACATCATCAAAGGTCGGTTACCTTACTGATCAAAACCACCAGAAAGTAAAGAAGGCTCACCCAAGCGTTAACGGTAAAGAAAGCTCTGTTGAGATGGGAAAGATCTGACTCCTTTACGAGAGAGTGCTCGTACACAAGGAGAAGAGCTATAAAAAATAGACCCACCACATAAAGAAAACCAAAGAAATCCACCAACAGAACAAGAAGTAAGAGAGACAGGAAGGTACCTATGTGCAAAAGTCGTGCTACTTTGAGAGCTTTACCTATGCCGTACTTTACAGCTAGAGATTTGACACCGTACTGGCGATCAAAATCATAATCCTGAAGAGAGTAGAGGATATCAAATCCTGACACCCATAGGGCCATAGCTGTTCCTAAAACTAAAGCTGTCCAAGACACGCGGGTGTTGAGGGCCACGTCTACAGCTACAGGTATGAGAAAGTACACAAGACCTAAAACAAAATGAGGATAGTAAGTTACCCTCTTGGCATAAGGATAGAACCACAAAAGGAAGAGAACGAAAGGAGAAAGAAAGAAGGCCAACCAGTTGATCATGAGAGAAGAGAGCACGAAAACCAAGGAAGAAACCAGAGCTATCTGTCTTATCTCCTGCTCCTTCACATGACCTGTAGCGTGGGGCCAGATAGATGTACGTGGGTTAGCTTTGTCTATAGGTAGATCTATCCATCTGTTGAAGGCCATGCCTGCCGTTCTTGCGGCCACAAAAGCCACCAGCAGCCAGAACATCTTTCCAAAAGGAGGTGTTTCTTGGTAAAGGATTACTACGGAGGAGAGAAGAAAGGGCAGGGCAAAGAAGGTGTGCTCCAACTTCAGAAGCTTAGCGTAAAGACTCAGCTTATCCATCTTTAAATATCAAATATCACCTCCGCCACATAGCTACCATCTTCCTTCTCCAATCGGAGACGATGATAGGTAGCCGCTTTGATAACAAGGCGTGACTCATTCTTCGCAGGGTCAAATCTGCCACCTTTCAGTTTTACCCTCAGTAGGTGTTCCTTAAGCTCTAAAACATGACACTCTTTAGCTACAAAGCCTTTAGATTCATGTAGCACAAGAGCCTCGTTGATAATGTCAGCCAGCGAGTAAGGCAGTGAAGACCTTACTTCCAAGATATACTCTTCCTCAGGCTCTATGACCTCTATGTTGGTTATCTCGTTGAAGGTGGCCAGTATGGCCTTACAAATCACCTCCTCCACACTGGATCCCCTCACCCTTATACCGGCATCGGCGGTTATGTCATCTATGCTCTCGTAGAAGCTCACAGGCCCAGGACCTCCATCATACTGTAGAAGCCCGGTTTTTGGGAGGCTATCCAGCGGCAGGCTTCTATTGCTCCCCGTGCAAATATATCCCGTGATGTGGCTCTGTGGATGAGCTCAAGCCTCTCCCCGTTTCCTATAAAGAAAACAGTATGCTCACCTACCACATCACCACCACGCAGAGCCATGACACCCACCTCTTCACCCCTCGGAGCTATACCTTCCCTACCTGACACCAATTTAACATCTCCTAGCTCATTTCTTATTACTTCGGCCAAACGTAGAGCTGTACCACTGGGAGCATCTTTCTTATATCTGTGATGTATTTCCAGTATCTCCACATCAAAACCCTTTTCTTTGAGAACTTTAGTGGCCAGTTCCACCAGCTTGATGAGTAGGTTAACCCCCAAGCTCATGTTGGGAGACACCAAAACAGGTATATCCTTGGACAACTCGCGAAGATCCTCAAGATGGGACCTTTCTAAGCCGGTGGTTCCTATAACAACACCTTTTCCGTAAGCAGCCGCAAGGCGCGCGTGTCCAACAGCTGCTTCAGGATTGCCGGAAAAATCCAACACCACCTGACCCAACCCTATCACTTCCTCCAGTCTACTGGTAAGAGGTACTCCCGTAAACTCCCTTATACCCGATGCTTGTCCTAGGTCGGTAGATGAAAGACAGTCAGGATGTTCTACCCCCGCCACCACTCTTACATCTTGGTACTCTAAGGAAAGCCGCAGAATGGCTTTACCCATCCTACCGAGAGCACCACAGAGAACAACCTCAGTCATTCCTCTTCCTCACCCCATATCATATCTTCCAGTTCCTCCACAGCTTCCTCCGCTTGGTCAGGTGGAACCACGGACGGATATATGGCCACCTGAACACCCTCCGTGAAGAGGAAACGGGAAAGGATCTCCTGGAGCTTCTCTAACTCTTCCGGACTAAGATCCGTTCTTATACTCTCCTCTATGGGCTTACTGGTGAAGAAAAAACCTACCAAACTGAAAGGCACAGCGTAAACTTGTTCTTCCATGACCTTCTCCTTAACCTTTGTTGAAAAGATAGTATAACACAGAGTGGTATCTGCTGAAAATCATATTGAAACACACCAAGAAGCATATATTTTCCTTTACTCATAACACGTAAGAAGGAGGTCAGAGATGCTAAGAGCTGAGTGGGTGGAAAGGAGAAAGAAACTCGGTAACAGAACTCAGATGCACCTCGCCAGACAGGGGATTATAACAGAAGAGATGCGCTATGTAGCAAAGAGGGAAGGTTTACATCCGGAGTTTGTCAGACAGGAAGTGGCCAGGGGAAGGATGATAATACCTGCTAACATAAACCACTTACACCTTGAACCTATGTGTATAGGCATCAACTCCCGCGTTAAGGTGAATGCCAACATAGGTAACTCCGGACTGGCTTCTGACATTCCTACAGAGATAGAGAAGGTGAAGGTGGCCATAAAGTACGGTGCTGACACCATAATGGATCTTTCCACAGGTGAAGCCATAAGGGAGACAAGAGAAGCTGTGATAAGGGAAAGTACCGTACCTGTGGGAACTGTACCCATATACGAAGCCTACAAGATAGTGAAGGGAAGGATAAAGGAGATGACAGTAGATCTCATACTGGATGTGATAGAGGAACAGGCAAAACAGGGTGTGTCCTACATGACAATACACGCAGGTATCCTCAGAGAGTTCCTACCTATGGTCCAACACAGGGTTATGGGAATAGTTTCAAGAGGCGGCGCCATAATGGCCCAGTGGATGATAGAACACGGTAAGCAGAACCCCCTCTACGAACACTTTGATAAGATATGCGAGATATTTAAAAAGTACGATGTGTCCTTCTCCTTAGGTGATGCCCTAAGACCCGGAGCCATAGCGGATGCTTCCGACGACGCCCAGCTGGCAGAACTTAAGGTACTAGGAGAGCTCACAGAGAGAGCCTGGAAACACGATGTACAGGTTATGGTGGAAGGCCCCGGACACGTTCCCATGGACCAGATAGAGTTCAACATGAAACTTCAGCAGAAGATATGCCACGAAGCCCCCTTCTACGTGTTGGGTCCTCTGGTGATAGACGTGGCACCTGGATACGATCACATAGCTTCCGCCATAGGTGCAGCCATAGCGGGGTGGCACGGAGCAGCCATGTTGTGCTATGTGACACCTAAGGAACACCTCGGCCTTCCCAACATAGAGGACGTAAAACAAGGTGTGATAGCTTACAAGATAGCGGCTCACGCCGCCGATGTGGCCAAAAACTGGCCTGGCGCCAGAGACTGGGACTTGGAGATGTCTAAAGCGCGCTTTGCCTTTGACTGGAACAGACAGTTCGAACTGGCTATAGATCCAGAAACAGCAAGAGCGTATCACGATGAGACCTTACCCCAAGAGGCCTACAAGACTGCCAAGTTCTGCTCTATGTGTGGTCCCGAGTTCTGTGCCTACAGGATATCTCAGAATGTGACGGAAAAGATGGAGGAAGTTCTCACACAGGACAACTGGATAGCTCCTTAAATGTTATAATTTCTGTGTGAAGGTTCTTGTAGTAGGCAACGGTGGAAGAGAACACGCTATAGCGTGGAAGATACTTCAGAGTGATCTGAGGCCTATTCTTTACAGCGCAAGGGGGAACGCCGGTATATGGAAAATAGCCACCAAGGTGGATTTAGATCCCACCGATGTGGAGGGAATAGTTCGTTTTGCGGTGAAGGAGAAGATAGACTTTGTGGTGATAGGTCCCGAAGCACCGTTAGTAGAGGGTCTGGTGGATGCTTTGGAGAGGGAGGGTGTGCCGGCCTTTGGACCCAACAGAATAGCCGCCCAACTGGAAGGTAGTAAGGTATTTGCCAAGAACTTTATGGCCAAGTAT includes the following:
- a CDS encoding ABC transporter ATP-binding protein; amino-acid sequence: MKELDLRLEKVSKRFGSSFWALRDISMVLPKGRITALVGESGSGKSTLGKIILRLERPTSGRVLLGGMDIFAMGKEYTRMVSVVFQDPTTSLNPRMRVREILEEPLVVHKVKDREKVVVEALQKVGLDNSFLDRKPHQLSGGQRQRVAIARAMALKPAFIVADEPTASLDASRKRDILDLFVELRSMGTGVLLITHDITAVKYTADILYVLYRGKLLEYGDKEKLLLEPLHPYTRYLLDHVPARHPSLRSKGEWTETVPFFDAACPFYSMCRYRKEECERSLREVIVDGRFVACNLY
- the hemN gene encoding oxygen-independent coproporphyrinogen III oxidase, with the translated sequence MRTVFDRKLIEKYDRPGPRYTSYPPATEFHEGVTHEDYRRKLVESNETKRPLSLYFHIPFCESACWFCGCNVIISHRKDVTGRYLSYVTKELRMLAELLDTSRPVVQLHWGGGTPNFLSPQEIEELFDRIKEHFRFSQDAEISVEIDPRYLQEGQLETLKRLGFNRISMGLQDINEDVQRAINRLQPESLMREVMKNLRDLGFSSINIDLIYGLPFQNVEKFKRTIEKTIELDPDRVAVFNFAYVPWLKPLQRKIDPSTLPPPEEKLSMLELTIEMFQSAGYVYIGMDHFAKPNDELAEAQRNGTLWRNFQGYTTRKGVDLIGIGATSIGMLQDSYFQNYKTIREYYAALDEGRLATMRGFLLSEEDLLRREVIMDLMCNFYCSFDKIEEMFGIRFEEHFAWELEQLSDMEKDDLLRISDRSIQVLPRGRLLIRNIAMVFDEYVRSRRESRFSRTI
- the hemB gene encoding porphobilinogen synthase translates to MEFPKLRPRRLRLKENIRSLVRETVITLDDLIYPIFVRYGENIVEEVPSMPGVFRYSVDKVADAVKEVRDLGIKAVILFGIPEHKDEVGSDTWSNEGIIQRALRVIKKEVPEMYVITDVCFCEYTTHGHCGVLKGDTVDNDLTLENLKKQAVSHAENGADMLAPSGMMDGMVRAIRSALDEAGYTHIPIMAYSAKFASAFYGPFREAAESAPAFGDRRSYQMDPANAREALKEVILDVTEGADIVMVKPALAYLDIIYRVRQMTLLPVCAYNVSGEYSLIKAAGKMGWVDERKVMWEVLTSIKRAGADMIITYFAKEVAQDIIKGRLPY
- a CDS encoding UbiA-like polyprenyltransferase; the protein is MDKLSLYAKLLKLEHTFFALPFLLSSVVILYQETPPFGKMFWLLVAFVAARTAGMAFNRWIDLPIDKANPRTSIWPHATGHVKEQEIRQIALVSSLVFVLSSLMINWLAFFLSPFVLFLLWFYPYAKRVTYYPHFVLGLVYFLIPVAVDVALNTRVSWTALVLGTAMALWVSGFDILYSLQDYDFDRQYGVKSLAVKYGIGKALKVARLLHIGTFLSLLLLVLLVDFFGFLYVVGLFFIALLLVYEHSLVKESDLSHLNRAFFTVNAWVSLLYFLVVLISKVTDL
- the dapB gene encoding 4-hydroxy-tetrahydrodipicolinate reductase → MTEVVLCGALGRMGKAILRLSLEYQDVRVVAGVEHPDCLSSTDLGQASGIREFTGVPLTSRLEEVIGLGQVVLDFSGNPEAAVGHARLAAAYGKGVVIGTTGLERSHLEDLRELSKDIPVLVSPNMSLGVNLLIKLVELATKVLKEKGFDVEILEIHHRYKKDAPSGTALRLAEVIRNELGDVKLVSGREGIAPRGEEVGVMALRGGDVVGEHTVFFIGNGERLELIHRATSRDIFARGAIEACRWIASQKPGFYSMMEVLGL
- a CDS encoding archease, whose protein sequence is MSFYESIDDITADAGIRVRGSSVEEVICKAILATFNEITNIEVIEPEEEYILEVRSSLPYSLADIINEALVLHESKGFVAKECHVLELKEHLLRVKLKGGRFDPAKNESRLVIKAATYHRLRLEKEDGSYVAEVIFDI
- a CDS encoding hemolysin family protein: MEGSLPAIFTDISVIIFFLFLSGFFSSSEVVLFGLNRYLLRRYQNKKIYPILVKLLRDPKQVLLSILLGNEIANVLISSYGTKIFVSLMGQEGAGLSVVLMSVLIFFLGEVIPKNVVLHYATRLSLLYAVPFYVVHQLLSPVRFLLMKPVERFLRALDTELKNPSHRDVFVELLEVGVWQGAIEEMEKSLAERALSFSEVTVKEVMTPRTELFLLEEESKVGEVWDKILKHKHSRIPLYRDNPDNVTGVVWVKDLIPVEDKMDKPLKDYKRDLLVVPHMLTLDRLLAEMKAAGSQMAVVVGEHGDLVGIVTLHDLLEFIFEELPESWEEDIVKISREAYKVYGWVDVERVSKLLGFELPEDYEYDTVGGFVMAQLGKMPDEGDEFVYDGYKFRVDKMEGNRVVSVLIIAMEEEKV
- a CDS encoding AAA family ATPase → MLDVERVIASVEQVIKGKRDVILNSLVCFLSGGHLLLEDVPGVGKTTLALALAKSLGLSFARIQFTSDLLPSDILGINVYDQSKRSFVFKHGPIFHNILLADEINRATPKTQSALLEAMAEGKVSVDGVTYELPKPFFVIATQNPLEQHGTFPLPESQLDRFSMCLSIGYPDPETEALILRGENLLHKLERLQPVVRLQDILSTMEHISRFYVSQEVAKLAVEIATETRNHPNVIMGVSTRGLVHLISCAKALAFIRGRDFVVPEDVIDLAPVCLSHRIVVREGSDGRTVMEEILQRIRRKQVYT
- the thiC gene encoding phosphomethylpyrimidine synthase ThiC translates to MLRAEWVERRKKLGNRTQMHLARQGIITEEMRYVAKREGLHPEFVRQEVARGRMIIPANINHLHLEPMCIGINSRVKVNANIGNSGLASDIPTEIEKVKVAIKYGADTIMDLSTGEAIRETREAVIRESTVPVGTVPIYEAYKIVKGRIKEMTVDLILDVIEEQAKQGVSYMTIHAGILREFLPMVQHRVMGIVSRGGAIMAQWMIEHGKQNPLYEHFDKICEIFKKYDVSFSLGDALRPGAIADASDDAQLAELKVLGELTERAWKHDVQVMVEGPGHVPMDQIEFNMKLQQKICHEAPFYVLGPLVIDVAPGYDHIASAIGAAIAGWHGAAMLCYVTPKEHLGLPNIEDVKQGVIAYKIAAHAADVAKNWPGARDWDLEMSKARFAFDWNRQFELAIDPETARAYHDETLPQEAYKTAKFCSMCGPEFCAYRISQNVTEKMEEVLTQDNWIAP